A window of the Diospyros lotus cultivar Yz01 unplaced genomic scaffold, ASM1463336v1 superscaf1, whole genome shotgun sequence genome harbors these coding sequences:
- the LOC127792871 gene encoding zingipain-2-like: protein MARAITHLHVVIFFFTFLFVFEFIASARRLDEATMLERHEQWMAHYGRIYKDPTEKAARFKIFKKNVEHIDASNAAANKKYKLSANKYADMTDEEFIASYTGYKATTKEAILGSFSYGNLSDVPSTIDWREKGAVTTIKDQMQCGCCWAFSAVAALEGINQMKTGRLVSLSEQELVDCDDQNHGCNGGFMETAFKYIINNHGLATEADYPYGGEDGTCDKAKTANPVAAITSYEQVPMNNEMALLQAVANQPVSVAVNGGQGSDFRFYTSGVFMGQCTSTYLDHAVTAIGYGTSEDGTKFWLIKNSWGTEWGENGYMRIQRDVDAKEGLCGIAMHPSYPKM, encoded by the exons ATGGCTAGGGCTATCACCCATTTACACGtggtcatcttcttcttcacttttctcTTTGTCTTTGAGTTCATAGCCTCGGCTCGCCGCCTTGACGAGGCAACAATGCTCGAGCGACATGAGCAGTGGATGGCTCACTATGGACGCATTTACAAGGATCCAACAGAAAAGGCTGCTAGGTTTAAGATATTCAAGAAGAATGTCGAACATATAGATGCCTCTAATGCTGCagctaataaaaaatataagttaagTGCTAATAAGTATGCAGATATGACCGATGAAGAGTTTATTGCTTCTTATACTGGTTATAAGGCGACAACAAAAGAGGCAATACTAGGTTCTTTCAGTTATGGGAATCTAAGTGATGTTCCATCCACCATAGATTGGCGGGAGAAGGGAGCAGTGACAACTATTAAAGACCAAATGCAATGCG GGTGCTGCTGGGCATTTTCAGCTGTGGCAGCACTGGAAGGCATCAACCAAATGAAAACCGGCCGACTAGTATCGCTTTCTGAGCAAGAGCTCGTCGACTGTGACGACCAGAACCATGGCTGCAATGGCGGCTTCATGGAGACCGCCTTCAAATATATCATCAACAACCATGGACTCGCCACAGAAGCCGACTACCCTTATGGGGGAGAAGATGGCACCTGCGACAAAGCGAAAACGGCAAATCCCGTCGCCGCGATAACCAGTTACGAACAAGTGCCAATGAACAACGAGATGGCACTGCTGCAGGCGGTAGCCAACCAGCCGGTTTCTGTCGCTGTCAACGGTGGCCAGGGGTCGGACTTCAGGTTCTACACCAGCGGCGTTTTCATGGGCCAATGCACCAGTACTTATCTTGACCATGCCGTCACGGCAATCGGATACGGAACTTCCGAGGACGGGACTAAGTTCTGGCTGATTAAGAATTCATGGGGAACCGAGTGGGGCGAGAATGGATACATGAGGATTCAGAGAGATGTTGACGCGAAGGAAGGCCTCTGTGGCATTGCCATGCATCCATCTTACCCAAAAATGTGA
- the LOC127793074 gene encoding senescence-specific cysteine protease SAG12-like, producing the protein MARATTHLHLVIFSFTFLFAFELIIVSAHGLEEAAMLEQHEQWMARHGRIYKDSTEKATRFKIFKKNVEYIDAFNVEANKKYNLSVNKFADMTDEEFIASYTGYKATTKEVMLSSFSYANVNDVPSTIDWREKGAVTDVKNQMKCGCCWAFSAVAALEGINQMKTGQLVSLSEQELVDCDYQNHGCEGGSMETAFQFITQNNGLATEADYPYQGGAGTCDGEKRASPVAAITSYEQVPMNDEAALLQAVANQPVSVAVSAGQWSDLRFYNGGVFTGPCTTNLDHAVTAIGYGTSEDGTKFWLIKNSWGTEWGENGYLRIQRDVDEKEGLCGIAMKPSYPVIM; encoded by the exons ATGGCCAGGGCTACCACCCATTTACACTTGGTCATCTTCTCCTTCACCTTTCTCTTTGCCTTTGAGCTCATCATAGTCTCAGCTCACGGACTCGAGGAGGCAGCAATGCTGGAGCAACATGAGCAATGGATGGCTCGTCATGGACGCATTTACAAGGACTCAACTGAAAAGGCTACTCGATTTAAGATATTCAAGAAGAATGTCGAATATATAGATGCCTTTAATGTTGAagctaataaaaaatataacttaagtGTTAATAAGTTTGCAGATATGACAGATGAGGAGTTTATTGCTTCTTATACTGGTTATAAGGCGACAACAAAAGAGGTAATGCTAAGTTCTTTCAGTTATGCCAATGTAAATGATGTTCCATCTACCATAGATTGGCGGGAGAAGGGAGCAGTGACTGATgttaaaaatcaaatgaaatgcG GGTGCTGCTGGGCATTTTCAGCGGTGGCAGCCCTGGAAGGCATCAACCAAATGAAAACCGGCCAACTAGTATCGCTTTCTGAGCAAGAGCTCGTCGACTGTGACTACCAGAACCATGGCTGCGAGGGCGGCTCCATGGAGACCGCCTTCCAATTTATCACCCAAAACAATGGCCTCGCCACAGAAGCCGACTACCCTTATCAGGGAGGAGCAGGCACCTGCGACGGAGAGAAAAGGGCAAGCCCCGTCGCCGCAATAACCAGTTACGAACAAGTGCCGATGAACGACGAGGCGGCACTGCTGCAGGCGGTGGCCAACCAGCCGGTTTCTGTCGCTGTCAGCGCTGGCCAGTGGTCGGACTTAAGGTTCTACAACGGAGGCGTTTTCACGGGCCCATGCACCACGAATCTTGACCATGCCGTCACGGCAATCGGATACGGAACTTCCGAGGACGGGACTAAGTTCTGGCTGATTAAGAATTCCTGGGGAACAGAGTGGGGCGAGAATGGATACCTGAGGATTCAGAGAGATGTTGACGAGAAGGAAGGCCTCTGTGGCATTGCCATGAAACCATCTTACCCAGTAATAATGTGA